Proteins encoded within one genomic window of Cellulosimicrobium protaetiae:
- a CDS encoding LacI family DNA-binding transcriptional regulator produces the protein MTTGPGAEPDNTSHTVSARTTTRTKNGSARRPTIRDVAAAAGVSRGTVSRVINGGHWVSPDALAAVQEAIRTTGYQANQHARSLVTGRSNSIAFLLTEPQHLLFEDPNFSVLLRGAAEALARREMPLLLMVAGTKEERRRIAGYVAAGHVDGVLLISSHQGNPMLAELLKHKVPTVACGVPLGYEGKVGYVAADDRTGASTMTRHLIDTGRERVATITGPMDTPGGTLRLDGYRDALGDRYDQTLVAHGDYSRESGRLAMLELLERRPDVDAVFVASDLMAAGALVALQSSGRRVPEDVAVGGFDDSGVAAALHPPLTTMRQPFERISAEMVRLLLEVIDGQAPAAVTLPTSLVRRTSA, from the coding sequence ATGACCACCGGCCCGGGCGCGGAGCCCGACAACACGAGTCACACGGTCTCCGCGCGTACCACGACGCGGACCAAGAACGGCTCGGCGCGGCGCCCCACCATCCGCGACGTCGCGGCCGCCGCCGGCGTCTCCCGCGGCACCGTCTCACGCGTGATCAACGGCGGCCACTGGGTCTCCCCCGACGCGCTGGCCGCCGTGCAGGAAGCGATCCGCACCACCGGGTACCAGGCCAACCAGCACGCCCGGTCCCTGGTCACCGGGAGGTCGAACTCCATCGCCTTCCTGCTCACCGAACCCCAGCACCTGCTGTTCGAGGACCCCAACTTCTCCGTGCTGCTGCGCGGGGCCGCCGAAGCCCTGGCCCGACGCGAGATGCCGCTGCTGCTCATGGTCGCCGGCACCAAGGAGGAACGCCGCCGTATCGCCGGCTACGTCGCCGCCGGCCACGTCGACGGCGTCCTGCTCATCAGCTCCCACCAAGGCAACCCGATGCTCGCCGAGCTGCTCAAACACAAGGTCCCCACCGTCGCGTGCGGCGTCCCCCTCGGCTACGAAGGCAAGGTCGGCTACGTCGCGGCCGACGACCGCACCGGCGCCTCGACCATGACCCGCCACCTGATCGACACCGGCCGCGAACGCGTCGCCACGATCACCGGGCCGATGGACACCCCCGGCGGAACGTTGCGCCTGGACGGCTACCGCGACGCGCTCGGCGACCGGTATGACCAGACGCTCGTCGCCCACGGGGACTACTCCCGCGAGAGCGGACGCCTGGCCATGCTCGAGCTGCTCGAGCGCCGCCCCGACGTCGACGCCGTCTTCGTCGCCTCCGACCTGATGGCCGCCGGCGCGCTCGTCGCGCTGCAGTCCAGTGGTCGCCGCGTCCCCGAGGACGTCGCCGTCGGCGGCTTCGACGACTCCGGGGTCGCAGCCGCCCTGCACCCCCCGTTGACCACGATGCGCCAACCGTTCGAACGCATCAGCGCGGAGATGGTCCGCCTCTTGCTCGAGGTCATCGACGGCCAGGCGCCCGCCGCCGTCACCCTGCCCACCTCCCTCGTCCGGCGCACGTCCGCCTGA
- a CDS encoding carbohydrate ABC transporter permease — protein sequence MTSLTTTASAEAVTLPGRPQRTGRSTRGVGERPSGVATIILILGALYCLLPVVWVVIASTKSGSELFSTFTFAPSTHLVDNVTDLAAYRGGLFWRWMANTALYAGVGALLSTVVSAMAGYGLAKYRFPGKTAVFNVLLAGVLVPAVVLAIPQYLLLAQVGLTNTYWAVLLPSIISPYGIYLARIYAAAAVPDEVVEAARTDGASEGRTFAQVAVPMMAPGLVTVFLFQFVAIWNNFMLPYIMLGDDKLFPLTVGLSGLLNQGATQPALYTLVITGALLSIIPLVALFLVLQRYWQVDLAAGAVKS from the coding sequence ATGACCTCTCTCACCACCACCGCCAGCGCCGAAGCCGTCACCCTGCCCGGGCGACCCCAGCGAACGGGCCGCTCCACGCGCGGCGTGGGCGAACGACCCAGCGGCGTGGCCACGATCATCCTCATCCTTGGAGCGCTGTACTGCCTGCTCCCCGTGGTGTGGGTCGTGATCGCCTCGACCAAGTCGGGCTCGGAGCTGTTCTCCACCTTCACCTTCGCCCCCTCCACCCACCTGGTCGACAACGTGACCGACCTCGCGGCCTACCGCGGCGGGCTGTTCTGGCGATGGATGGCCAACACCGCCCTGTATGCAGGCGTCGGCGCCCTGCTGTCGACCGTCGTGTCCGCGATGGCCGGCTACGGCCTGGCCAAGTACCGCTTCCCGGGCAAGACCGCGGTGTTCAACGTGCTGCTCGCCGGCGTCCTTGTCCCCGCGGTCGTCCTGGCCATCCCGCAGTACCTGCTGCTGGCCCAGGTCGGACTGACCAACACCTACTGGGCGGTCCTGCTGCCCAGCATCATCAGCCCTTACGGCATCTACCTCGCCCGGATCTACGCCGCAGCCGCCGTGCCCGACGAGGTCGTCGAGGCCGCACGCACCGACGGAGCGAGCGAGGGACGCACCTTCGCCCAGGTCGCCGTGCCCATGATGGCCCCCGGCCTGGTCACCGTCTTCCTGTTCCAGTTCGTCGCGATCTGGAACAACTTCATGCTGCCCTACATCATGCTCGGCGACGACAAGCTGTTCCCCCTGACCGTCGGCCTCTCCGGCCTGCTCAACCAGGGCGCGACGCAGCCCGCCCTCTACACGCTCGTCATCACCGGCGCACTGCTGTCGATCATCCCGCTCGTCGCACTTTTCCTCGTCCTGCAGCGCTACTGGCAGGTCGACCTCGCGGCAGGAGCGGTCAAGTCATGA
- a CDS encoding glycosyl hydrolase 53 family protein, with translation MARLHAHRSGPALGAVVALVATTALAALPASGAETEADTEPVEAGIVVDRVEGMPDDFASGVDVSTVLSLEESGVVFRDESGEPADLFTVLADAGVNSVRIRVWNDPYDGEGRGYGGGNLDTARAVQIGERATAAGMSVLVDFHYSDFWADPAKYTVPKAWKNLTAAQRADAAGEFTTAALNEFKAAGVDVTMVQVGNETNSGVAGLTSWPERAALFSAGSAAVREVFPAALVAVHYTNPERAGFYADVAAKLAEYGVDYDVFASSYYPFWHGSLDNLTSVLTQVAQTYDKKVMVAETSWVNTLEEGDGQRNVIYTQPTQYPVSVQGQATAIRDVIQAVVDVPDGAGIGVYYWEPAWLPVGPPDQIEANRQLWQQFGSGWASSYAADYDPTGDTAENWGGSGWENQALFDYQGHPLESLNVFTYARTGTTAPREVASIQQPSITIADGEPVTLPATVTVTYNDGEQEPLEVTWSGAQDWIRGAGTYTISGTTSAGSTTATVTVQAPNYVTNPGFEAGTAPWSIAGTGAAITGDDPFAGSKALHFWSAAPYTFTATQQLTGLPAGDYLLSAQAQGDALGGELTLTGTGTSESSEPFDLTGWHNWSAPQVPVTVSDDGTATVRISANLPAGAWGTLDEVSLTKASGTTADTTALQAALGQVEEVERALYTPASLAGLDHAAEVARVVLAAAAAVQGDVDQATILVVDALEELRQNGGPPIETTAEVRCLAGKSFVAVRATNVGAEPIDVTITTPYGSRKFEQIDPRGNAYQSFASRAAFIPAGTVEILATAREFRTTRTVADYDARACG, from the coding sequence ATGGCACGACTCCATGCACACCGATCAGGGCCGGCGCTGGGCGCCGTCGTGGCCCTGGTCGCCACCACAGCCCTGGCCGCGCTCCCCGCATCCGGTGCCGAGACCGAAGCCGACACCGAACCGGTCGAGGCCGGGATCGTGGTCGACAGGGTCGAGGGCATGCCCGACGACTTCGCCTCCGGCGTCGACGTCTCCACCGTCCTGTCCCTCGAGGAGAGCGGCGTGGTCTTCCGCGACGAGAGTGGCGAGCCTGCCGACCTCTTCACGGTGCTCGCCGACGCAGGGGTGAACTCGGTGCGTATCCGCGTCTGGAACGACCCCTACGACGGCGAGGGCCGCGGCTACGGCGGCGGCAACCTCGACACCGCCCGAGCCGTGCAGATCGGCGAGCGCGCGACCGCGGCGGGCATGTCCGTCCTGGTCGACTTCCACTACTCCGACTTCTGGGCCGACCCGGCCAAGTACACCGTCCCCAAGGCCTGGAAGAACCTGACGGCCGCCCAGCGGGCCGACGCCGCCGGCGAGTTCACCACCGCCGCCCTGAACGAGTTCAAGGCTGCCGGCGTCGACGTCACCATGGTCCAGGTTGGCAACGAGACGAACTCCGGTGTCGCGGGCCTGACGTCCTGGCCCGAGCGCGCCGCCCTCTTCAGCGCCGGGAGCGCCGCGGTGCGCGAGGTGTTCCCCGCAGCGCTGGTCGCCGTCCACTACACCAACCCCGAGCGCGCCGGCTTCTACGCCGACGTGGCCGCGAAGCTCGCCGAGTACGGAGTCGACTACGACGTCTTCGCCAGCTCCTACTACCCGTTCTGGCACGGCAGCCTGGACAACCTGACCTCTGTCCTGACCCAGGTCGCCCAGACCTACGACAAGAAGGTCATGGTCGCCGAGACCTCATGGGTGAACACGCTCGAGGAGGGCGACGGGCAGCGCAACGTCATCTACACCCAGCCCACCCAGTACCCCGTGAGCGTGCAGGGCCAGGCCACCGCCATCCGTGACGTCATCCAGGCCGTCGTGGACGTGCCCGACGGCGCCGGCATCGGGGTCTACTACTGGGAGCCCGCGTGGCTCCCGGTCGGGCCCCCGGACCAGATCGAAGCCAACCGGCAGCTGTGGCAGCAGTTCGGCTCCGGCTGGGCCTCGAGCTACGCCGCCGACTACGACCCGACCGGAGACACCGCCGAGAACTGGGGCGGATCCGGCTGGGAGAACCAGGCACTGTTCGACTACCAGGGACACCCGTTGGAGTCACTGAACGTCTTCACCTACGCCCGCACCGGCACGACCGCACCTCGCGAGGTCGCCTCGATCCAGCAGCCGTCGATCACTATCGCCGACGGAGAGCCCGTGACCCTTCCGGCCACCGTCACCGTCACCTACAACGACGGCGAGCAGGAGCCGCTCGAGGTGACCTGGAGCGGCGCGCAGGACTGGATCCGTGGAGCAGGTACCTACACGATCTCCGGCACCACGAGCGCCGGGAGCACCACCGCGACCGTCACCGTGCAGGCGCCCAACTACGTCACCAACCCCGGCTTCGAGGCCGGCACGGCCCCGTGGAGCATCGCCGGGACCGGCGCAGCCATCACCGGCGACGACCCGTTTGCCGGCAGCAAGGCCCTGCACTTCTGGTCCGCCGCCCCCTACACCTTCACCGCCACCCAGCAGCTCACCGGCCTGCCCGCCGGTGACTACCTCCTGAGCGCACAGGCGCAGGGCGACGCCCTGGGCGGCGAGCTCACCCTCACCGGCACCGGGACTAGCGAGAGCTCCGAGCCGTTCGACCTCACCGGGTGGCACAACTGGTCCGCACCTCAGGTGCCCGTGACGGTGTCCGATGACGGCACGGCCACCGTGCGGATCAGCGCCAACCTCCCCGCAGGCGCGTGGGGCACCCTCGACGAGGTTTCGCTGACCAAGGCGTCGGGCACGACCGCCGACACGACCGCCCTGCAGGCAGCTCTTGGGCAGGTAGAGGAGGTCGAGCGCGCGCTGTACACCCCCGCCTCGCTCGCCGGCCTCGACCATGCCGCCGAGGTCGCCCGCGTGGTCCTCGCCGCCGCGGCTGCCGTTCAGGGCGACGTCGACCAGGCCACGATCCTGGTCGTCGACGCCCTGGAGGAACTGCGGCAGAACGGCGGTCCGCCGATCGAGACCACGGCCGAGGTCCGCTGCCTGGCCGGCAAGTCCTTCGTCGCGGTTCGGGCGACGAACGTGGGCGCGGAGCCGATCGACGTCACCATCACGACGCCGTACGGCTCCAGGAAGTTCGAGCAGATCGATCCTCGCGGGAACGCCTACCAGTCCTTCGCCTCGAGAGCCGCTTTCATCCCGGCGGGCACTGTGGAGATCCTCGCCACGGCACGCGAGTTCCGGACCACCCGGACGGTGGCGGACTACGACGCTCGCGCCTGCGGCTAG